Proteins co-encoded in one Kribbella solani genomic window:
- a CDS encoding ABC transporter permease, whose translation MSATISHTGLVLGRWTRASYRQPALIAFTLVQPAIWLLLFGQLFQGVVHIPGFGNSSYIAFLTPGIVMMTALMTSGWSGTSFIQDMERGVMDRMLASPVSRGGLMAGQLLSSASTTLIQTILVFAIGIAAGARYHGGIGGYLVTILASVLVGLSFGSLSNAVALLTRQQTALIGISQFVSLPLTFMSSIMIDPSVAPHWVNVAARFNPVDWATIAARQSLAADPDWSSVWRHLGYLVAFTLVVGWLSTRAFRTYQRSV comes from the coding sequence ATGTCCGCGACGATTTCCCACACCGGCCTGGTACTCGGCCGGTGGACGCGCGCTTCGTACCGGCAGCCGGCCTTGATCGCGTTCACGTTGGTGCAGCCGGCGATCTGGCTGCTGTTGTTCGGGCAGTTGTTCCAGGGCGTCGTACACATCCCGGGGTTCGGCAACTCGTCGTACATCGCGTTCCTGACGCCGGGGATCGTGATGATGACCGCGCTGATGACGAGCGGCTGGAGCGGTACGTCGTTCATCCAGGACATGGAGCGCGGCGTGATGGACCGGATGCTCGCGTCGCCGGTCAGCCGCGGCGGACTGATGGCGGGGCAGTTGCTCAGCAGCGCGTCGACCACGCTGATCCAGACGATCCTGGTGTTCGCGATCGGGATCGCGGCCGGCGCCCGCTACCACGGCGGGATCGGCGGCTACCTGGTCACGATCCTCGCGTCGGTGCTGGTCGGGCTGTCGTTCGGTTCGCTGTCGAACGCGGTCGCGCTGCTCACCCGGCAGCAGACGGCGCTGATCGGGATCTCCCAGTTCGTGTCGCTGCCGCTGACGTTCATGTCGTCGATCATGATCGATCCGTCGGTCGCACCGCACTGGGTGAACGTCGCGGCACGTTTCAATCCGGTCGACTGGGCAACGATCGCGGCTCGGCAGTCGCTGGCAGCCGACCCGGACTGGTCATCGGTGTGGCGGCACCTCGGTTATCTGGTCGCTTTCACACTGGTCGTCGGATGGTTGTCCACAAGGGCATTCCGCACGTACCAGCGATCAGTGTGA
- a CDS encoding ATP-binding cassette domain-containing protein has translation MATHAVEAVDLVKTYPAGRKKPPLRALDGLTVSVPEGVVLGLLGPNGAGKSTTVKILTTLSRADSGSARVAGYDVGREQDKVRHAIGYVPQKSSSDPMATGIENLVLSGRIFGLSRTDATRRANELLARFGLTEHGGRPVRTYSGGMQRKLDVALGLVHRPKVLFLDEPTTGLDPEARADLWNEVLRMSGQEGLTVLLTTHYLEEADRLAGQLAIVDHGKIVAEGTPEALKAGLRGDSVQVELVDPDTEGTVRTLLRQLSGIGEVIVEGNVLRARVNRGATAVPAVLGALEDKAIPVAAVTVSRPSLDDVYLQHTGRSFRITEEAA, from the coding sequence ATGGCTACGCATGCCGTCGAAGCAGTCGACCTGGTCAAGACCTACCCGGCTGGGCGGAAGAAACCACCACTGCGCGCGCTCGACGGGCTCACCGTCAGCGTCCCGGAGGGCGTCGTCCTCGGCCTGCTCGGGCCGAACGGGGCCGGCAAGTCCACCACGGTCAAGATCCTTACGACCCTCTCGCGGGCCGACTCCGGCAGCGCGCGGGTGGCCGGGTACGACGTGGGGCGGGAGCAGGACAAAGTACGGCACGCGATCGGGTACGTGCCGCAGAAATCCAGCTCGGACCCGATGGCGACCGGGATCGAGAACCTGGTCCTGAGCGGCCGGATCTTCGGTCTGTCCCGAACGGACGCGACCCGGCGGGCGAACGAGTTGCTGGCCCGGTTCGGCCTGACCGAGCACGGCGGCCGGCCGGTGCGTACGTACTCCGGCGGAATGCAACGCAAACTGGACGTCGCGCTCGGCCTGGTACACCGGCCGAAAGTGCTGTTCCTGGACGAGCCGACGACCGGGCTGGACCCGGAAGCCCGCGCCGACCTGTGGAACGAGGTGCTCCGGATGTCCGGCCAGGAAGGGCTGACCGTCCTGCTCACCACGCACTACCTGGAAGAGGCCGACCGGCTCGCCGGGCAACTGGCGATCGTGGATCACGGCAAGATCGTTGCCGAAGGCACCCCGGAGGCGTTGAAGGCCGGGCTGCGTGGCGATTCGGTCCAGGTCGAGCTGGTCGATCCCGACACCGAGGGCACCGTGCGTACGCTGCTCCGCCAACTGTCCGGTATCGGCGAAGTCATTGTCGAAGGCAACGTCTTGCGAGCGCGGGTCAATCGCGGCGCGACCGCCGTACCAGCCGTACTGGGAGCCCTTGAGGACAAGGCGATTCCGGTCGCCGCCGTGACGGTTTCGCGGCCGTCGCTGGACGACGTCTATCTGCAGCACACCGGCCGTTCGTTCCGGATCACCGAGGAGGCCGCGTGA
- a CDS encoding GNAT family N-acetyltransferase, whose protein sequence is MTTLGDIFAAVERGVFPVVDLGVSVVPAPSERESAVVAFTGHVVVAAEVTPEWVAARVPVDDLATPTNPPFLSALAAATGRRVSSNDAMLLAPAVTDPDERAAAVEGLTPLTDLDHPRVRRALDYRDDVQAYGDVHGGVVVTGRGVAGRLECAIELPDEVWGRGHGRRLARAARALIPTGASIWAQVTPGNAASLRAFLAAGYQPVGSEALLVR, encoded by the coding sequence GTGACGACTCTTGGGGACATCTTTGCGGCGGTTGAGCGTGGGGTTTTTCCGGTGGTGGATCTGGGGGTGAGTGTGGTGCCGGCGCCTTCCGAGCGGGAGTCGGCGGTGGTGGCGTTCACCGGGCATGTGGTCGTGGCGGCCGAGGTGACGCCGGAGTGGGTCGCCGCGCGGGTGCCTGTGGATGACCTGGCCACGCCGACCAACCCGCCGTTTCTGAGCGCGCTCGCCGCGGCGACCGGGCGGCGGGTCAGCTCGAACGACGCGATGCTGCTCGCGCCGGCCGTGACCGATCCGGACGAACGCGCGGCCGCGGTGGAAGGCCTGACCCCGCTGACCGACCTCGACCATCCCAGGGTGCGGCGGGCGCTCGACTACCGCGACGACGTGCAGGCGTACGGCGACGTACACGGCGGGGTCGTGGTCACCGGACGCGGAGTCGCCGGGCGGCTGGAGTGCGCGATCGAGTTGCCGGACGAGGTGTGGGGCCGTGGGCACGGACGGCGGCTGGCCCGCGCGGCGCGCGCGTTGATCCCCACCGGGGCGTCGATCTGGGCGCAGGTCACGCCGGGTAACGCGGCGTCACTGCGGGCATTCCTCGCGGCCGGGTATCAGCCGGTCGGCTCCGAGGCGCTTCTGGTCAGGTGA
- a CDS encoding TetR/AcrR family transcriptional regulator produces MRSSLSTRGYERYCEVLAAARELLVDEGFDRFVLRRVAAKTGMTLGNLQYYFATRDDLLEAVIRCEFEQDLVAVRNATTIDGLKEAAGALVDNWTSGAGTAFGTMSLLAYHQERFRRLNREIYATFYDELGVLIRRVTTGLSDDEVATRARLITSVLDGVALQIHAGTEPDERTALTNRAAAVVITIATGDPESR; encoded by the coding sequence ATGAGGAGCTCGCTGAGTACGCGCGGCTATGAGCGGTACTGCGAAGTGCTGGCGGCGGCGCGGGAGCTCCTGGTCGACGAGGGATTCGACCGGTTCGTACTGCGGCGGGTCGCGGCGAAGACCGGGATGACGCTGGGCAACTTGCAGTACTACTTCGCGACCCGTGACGATCTGCTCGAAGCAGTGATCCGGTGCGAGTTCGAGCAGGACCTGGTGGCGGTACGGAACGCCACGACGATCGACGGTTTGAAGGAAGCCGCGGGAGCACTGGTCGACAACTGGACCAGTGGCGCCGGCACCGCCTTCGGCACGATGTCGCTGCTCGCGTACCACCAGGAGCGGTTCCGGCGGCTGAACCGCGAGATCTACGCGACCTTCTACGACGAGCTCGGCGTACTGATCCGGCGGGTCACGACCGGGCTGAGCGACGACGAGGTCGCGACGCGGGCGCGCCTGATCACCTCGGTCCTGGACGGTGTCGCCCTCCAGATCCACGCCGGTACCGAACCGGACGAGCGCACCGCCCTCACCAACCGCGCCGCCGCCGTCGTCATCACCATCGCCACCGGCGACCCCGAGTCCCGGTGA
- a CDS encoding pyridoxamine 5'-phosphate oxidase family protein gives MPTRLSRSERDAFLSDVRVGVLSVASNDPDRAPVSAPIWYTYSPETGISVMMNRTSRKGVAIDAAKRFSLVVQSESLPYRYVTVEGPVVEIRGTEGITDVLPLAIRYLGEEQGTAYAKGWYEAGAAETDFVYTMKPTKWNTADFTNDLG, from the coding sequence ATGCCAACCCGTCTGAGTCGCAGCGAGCGGGACGCGTTCCTGTCGGACGTCCGCGTCGGCGTACTCTCCGTCGCCTCGAACGATCCCGACCGCGCGCCGGTCAGCGCGCCGATCTGGTACACCTACAGCCCCGAGACCGGCATCTCCGTGATGATGAACCGCACGTCCCGCAAGGGCGTCGCCATCGACGCGGCGAAGCGTTTCAGCCTGGTCGTACAGTCCGAATCGCTCCCGTACCGCTACGTAACGGTCGAAGGCCCGGTCGTCGAGATCCGCGGAACCGAAGGCATCACCGATGTTCTTCCGCTGGCGATCCGCTACCTGGGCGAAGAGCAGGGCACGGCGTACGCGAAGGGCTGGTACGAAGCCGGTGCCGCCGAAACCGACTTCGTCTACACCATGAAACCCACGAAGTGGAACACGGCCGACTTCACCAACGACCTGGGCTGA
- a CDS encoding adenosine deaminase yields MISAEGLRAAPKVLLHDHLDGGLRPGTVVELAGEVGHALPRTDADELGVWFVESADSGSLERYLETFDHTVGVMQTAEAIKRVASECVQDLAADGVLYAEVRYAPEQHLNRGLSLEQVVDAVRDGFEHGMAVAERPIVARQLLTAMRHKARSMEIAELAVGYRDGGVVGFDIAGAEAGFPPTRHLDAFEYLQRENAHFTIHAGEAFGLPSIWQAIQWCGADRLGHGVRIIDDITYDGEQAELGRLAAYVRDRRIPLEMCPSSNLQTGAAASIAEHPIGLLTKLRFRVTVNTDNRLMSGTSMSRELALLADAFGYGLDDFRWFAINAMKSAFIPFDERLKLIDEVIKPWYASH; encoded by the coding sequence ATGATTTCGGCTGAGGGGTTGAGGGCGGCGCCCAAGGTGTTGCTGCATGATCATTTGGATGGTGGGTTGCGGCCGGGGACTGTGGTGGAGTTGGCGGGGGAGGTTGGGCATGCGTTGCCGCGGACGGATGCCGACGAGTTGGGGGTCTGGTTCGTCGAGTCGGCGGATTCGGGGTCGCTGGAGCGGTACCTGGAGACGTTCGATCACACCGTCGGGGTGATGCAGACGGCCGAGGCGATCAAGCGGGTGGCCAGCGAGTGTGTACAGGATCTGGCCGCGGACGGTGTCCTGTACGCGGAAGTGCGCTATGCGCCGGAGCAGCACCTGAATCGTGGGCTGAGTCTTGAACAGGTCGTGGACGCGGTCCGGGACGGGTTCGAGCACGGGATGGCGGTGGCCGAGCGGCCGATCGTGGCGCGGCAGTTGCTGACCGCGATGCGGCACAAGGCGCGGTCGATGGAGATCGCCGAGCTCGCGGTCGGGTACCGGGACGGCGGCGTGGTCGGGTTCGACATCGCCGGCGCCGAGGCGGGTTTTCCGCCCACCCGGCACCTGGACGCGTTCGAGTACCTGCAACGGGAGAACGCGCATTTCACCATCCATGCCGGTGAGGCGTTCGGGTTGCCGTCGATCTGGCAGGCGATCCAGTGGTGCGGTGCGGACCGGCTCGGTCATGGCGTCCGCATCATCGACGACATCACGTACGACGGTGAGCAGGCCGAGCTCGGGCGGCTCGCGGCGTACGTCCGGGATCGCCGGATTCCGCTGGAGATGTGCCCGAGCTCGAACCTCCAGACCGGTGCCGCCGCGTCGATCGCCGAGCACCCGATCGGCCTGCTCACGAAGCTCCGGTTCCGGGTCACCGTCAACACCGACAACCGGTTGATGAGCGGTACGTCGATGAGCCGTGAGCTCGCCTTGCTTGCCGACGCGTTCGGCTACGGGCTGGACGACTTCCGCTGGTTCGCGATCAACGCGATGAAGTCCGCCTTCATACCTTTCGACGAAAGACTGAAGCTGATAGACGAGGTGATCAAGCCCTGGTACGCGTCACACTGA
- a CDS encoding helix-turn-helix domain-containing protein, which produces MRAQRVELGEFLKARRAGVAPEDVGLPGGGRRRTPGLRREELAQVAGVGVTWYTWLEQGRPINVSGQVLDAVAATLKLSPIEREHLYRLAEATPVRLPRTADCASESVLGEIVDALDPLPAVITNTRYDIIRPNTAYSDLFHDWHALPCIHKNLLWCIITEPAARAQLLNYDTEVPYLVGRLRSAYGEHVGDPDWETDLERLRSSSPEFDRLWSRHEVAACTPRVRRILNPVAGELHFTVTELSVPAHPELILFIETPATADTRANLPRTRRQPTTPQPA; this is translated from the coding sequence GTGCGTGCGCAGCGGGTTGAGCTCGGGGAGTTCTTGAAGGCTCGGCGGGCCGGGGTGGCTCCTGAGGATGTCGGTTTGCCTGGGGGTGGGCGGCGGCGGACGCCGGGGCTGCGGCGGGAGGAGCTGGCGCAGGTCGCGGGCGTCGGCGTGACTTGGTACACCTGGCTCGAGCAGGGGCGGCCGATCAACGTGAGCGGGCAGGTGCTCGACGCGGTCGCGGCGACGTTGAAGCTGTCGCCGATCGAGCGCGAGCACCTGTACCGGCTGGCCGAGGCGACACCGGTGCGGCTGCCGCGGACCGCGGATTGTGCGAGCGAGTCGGTGCTGGGCGAGATCGTGGACGCGCTCGACCCGCTGCCTGCCGTGATCACGAACACGCGGTACGACATCATCCGCCCCAACACCGCGTACAGCGATCTGTTCCATGACTGGCACGCACTGCCGTGCATCCACAAGAACCTGCTCTGGTGCATCATCACCGAGCCGGCCGCCCGTGCGCAGTTGCTCAACTACGACACCGAGGTGCCGTACCTGGTTGGCCGCCTCCGCTCGGCGTACGGCGAACACGTCGGCGATCCGGACTGGGAAACCGACCTCGAACGGCTCCGTTCGAGCAGCCCGGAGTTCGATCGGCTGTGGTCACGGCACGAGGTCGCGGCGTGTACTCCGCGCGTCCGCCGCATCCTCAACCCGGTAGCGGGCGAGCTGCACTTCACGGTCACCGAACTGAGCGTCCCGGCCCACCCCGAGCTGATCCTCTTCATCGAGACCCCAGCAACCGCCGACACCCGAGCCAACCTCCCCCGCACCCGCCGCCAACCCACCACCCCCCAGCCAGCCTGA
- a CDS encoding TetR/AcrR family transcriptional regulator — translation MNAGRTARERARAELTEEIKNTAREQLATVGAEALSLRAISRELGMVSSALYRYFASRDELLTALIIDAYNALGAAAEAATDSSEGDLIDEWLSVYAAVRGWARTYPQEYALIYGSPISGYEAPQTTVEPAARVPLVLLGLLQRAQTAGRLDTPADAPHPTGVLAKQTEVLVALAPDVPPAVLVRTVIVWTQLFGMISFELFGQLVGSMDPADEFFESAARQLAAFVGLK, via the coding sequence ATGAACGCCGGACGTACCGCCCGTGAACGTGCCCGGGCCGAGCTGACCGAGGAGATCAAGAACACCGCGCGCGAGCAGCTGGCGACGGTCGGCGCGGAGGCGCTGTCGCTACGGGCGATCTCCCGCGAGCTGGGCATGGTCTCGTCGGCGCTCTACCGGTACTTCGCCAGCCGCGACGAGTTGCTGACCGCGTTGATCATCGACGCGTACAACGCCCTCGGCGCGGCAGCCGAGGCGGCCACGGACTCGTCGGAGGGTGACCTGATCGACGAGTGGCTGTCGGTCTACGCCGCGGTCCGGGGCTGGGCACGGACTTATCCACAGGAGTACGCGTTGATCTACGGCTCCCCGATCAGCGGGTACGAGGCGCCGCAAACAACGGTCGAGCCCGCGGCCCGGGTTCCGCTGGTACTGCTCGGCCTCCTCCAGCGAGCGCAGACCGCCGGCCGCCTCGACACACCCGCCGACGCGCCGCATCCGACCGGAGTGCTGGCGAAGCAGACCGAGGTACTGGTCGCGCTGGCACCGGACGTACCGCCGGCGGTGCTCGTACGGACAGTGATCGTGTGGACGCAGCTCTTCGGGATGATCAGCTTCGAACTGTTCGGTCAGCTGGTCGGTTCGATGGACCCGGCCGACGAGTTCTTCGAGTCGGCCGCGCGGCAGCTGGCTGCGTTCGTGGGACTCAAGTGA
- a CDS encoding hydroxymethylglutaryl-CoA lyase, with protein sequence MRKPQVVRSEGLPSRVTIYEVGPRDGLQNESAIVDVAVKAEFIRRLIDAGLSTVETTSFVHPKWVPQLADAAELLAGLDLPAGVRAPVLVPNERGIDRALEAGVREIAIFASATETFAAKNLNSTLDDQFAMFTPTVQRALGEGLAVRGYVSMCYGDPWEGDVPIDQVVKVGARLVELGCHELSLGDTIGVATPGQVRALIAAFGAAGVGVEKLAVHFHDTYGQALANTLTALREGVTTVDSSAGGLGGCPYAESATGNLATEDLLWQLDGLGIETGVDLEKLVSTSGWMATQLGKPSASRVVQALAG encoded by the coding sequence GTGCGGAAACCGCAGGTGGTGCGGAGCGAGGGTTTGCCTTCGCGGGTGACGATCTACGAGGTCGGGCCGCGGGACGGGTTGCAGAACGAGTCGGCGATCGTCGACGTGGCGGTGAAGGCCGAGTTCATCCGGCGGCTGATCGACGCCGGGCTGAGCACCGTCGAGACGACGAGTTTCGTCCACCCGAAGTGGGTTCCGCAGCTCGCCGACGCCGCCGAGCTGCTGGCCGGCCTGGACCTGCCCGCCGGCGTCCGCGCCCCGGTCCTGGTACCGAACGAGCGCGGCATCGACCGCGCCCTCGAGGCCGGCGTCCGGGAGATCGCGATCTTCGCCAGCGCGACCGAAACCTTCGCGGCGAAGAACCTGAACTCGACCCTCGACGACCAGTTCGCGATGTTCACGCCGACGGTGCAACGCGCGCTCGGCGAAGGTTTGGCGGTCCGCGGATACGTCTCGATGTGTTACGGCGACCCATGGGAGGGTGACGTACCGATCGATCAGGTGGTCAAGGTCGGGGCCCGGCTGGTCGAGCTCGGGTGCCACGAACTCTCGCTGGGCGACACGATCGGGGTCGCGACACCGGGGCAGGTACGCGCGTTGATCGCCGCGTTCGGCGCGGCCGGGGTCGGGGTGGAGAAGCTCGCGGTGCATTTCCATGACACGTACGGGCAGGCGCTGGCGAACACCCTGACCGCACTGCGCGAGGGCGTCACCACGGTTGACAGCTCGGCGGGCGGGCTGGGCGGGTGCCCGTACGCCGAGAGCGCGACCGGCAACCTCGCCACCGAGGACCTGCTCTGGCAACTGGACGGCCTCGGCATCGAGACCGGTGTCGACCTGGAAAAGCTGGTCTCCACCAGCGGCTGGATGGCGACCCAGCTGGGCAAGCCGTCCGCGAGCCGAGTAGTCCAGGCGCTCGCCGGATGA
- a CDS encoding nitroreductase family deazaflavin-dependent oxidoreductase, with protein sequence MTEYKQTYDSKRVITASEGSMRVFNRIVARLTKLGLSLMGSRVLSVQGRKSGEWRSTPVNLLVIDGQRYLVAPRGHTQWVKNLRASGVARLQLGRTVETFHAEELADADKLPALRLYLKKWAWEVGTFFSGDVTKNSPDEVLHHIAPGVPVFKIR encoded by the coding sequence ATGACCGAGTACAAGCAGACCTACGACAGCAAGCGCGTCATCACCGCGTCCGAGGGCAGCATGCGGGTCTTCAACCGGATCGTCGCCCGGCTGACGAAGCTCGGTCTCAGCCTGATGGGCAGCCGGGTGCTCTCGGTCCAGGGCCGCAAGTCCGGCGAGTGGCGGAGTACGCCGGTGAACCTGCTGGTGATCGACGGCCAGCGCTACCTGGTCGCCCCGCGCGGCCACACCCAGTGGGTGAAGAACCTGCGCGCCAGCGGCGTCGCCCGCCTGCAACTCGGCCGCACGGTCGAAACCTTCCACGCCGAGGAGCTCGCCGACGCCGACAAACTCCCCGCCCTCCGCCTGTACCTGAAGAAGTGGGCCTGGGAGGTCGGCACCTTCTTCAGCGGCGACGTCACCAAGAACTCCCCCGACGAGGTCCTCCACCACATCGCCCCCGGCGTCCCCGTCTTCAAGATCCGCTGA
- the aat gene encoding leucyl/phenylalanyl-tRNA--protein transferase has protein sequence MPVEPDASVWEFPPVGVAGASDVVAGGADLAPGTVLAAYRRGLFPMPDHRGSVLWWSPVDRGVIEVAGHQPSRTLRRARAKFEIRVNTAFDQVIRACADPRRPGAWIDRDIIAAYTELHRMGWVHSVEAWDGNELAGGLYGVAVGGLFAGESMFHHKTDGSKAAVAGTIELLDDEYAADRVFDIQWVTDHLATLGAVSIPRETYVRRLARAADVPLPKAFT, from the coding sequence GTGCCTGTTGAGCCTGACGCGTCTGTCTGGGAGTTCCCGCCGGTCGGGGTGGCCGGGGCGAGTGATGTCGTCGCGGGTGGCGCGGATCTCGCGCCCGGGACGGTGCTGGCGGCGTACCGCCGTGGCCTGTTCCCGATGCCGGATCACCGCGGGTCGGTGCTGTGGTGGTCGCCGGTCGACCGCGGCGTGATCGAGGTCGCCGGGCATCAGCCGTCGCGTACGCTGCGGCGCGCCCGGGCGAAGTTCGAGATCCGGGTGAACACGGCGTTCGACCAGGTGATCCGGGCCTGCGCCGATCCGCGCCGGCCCGGGGCGTGGATCGATCGCGACATCATCGCCGCGTACACGGAACTGCACCGGATGGGCTGGGTGCATTCCGTCGAGGCCTGGGACGGTAACGAACTCGCCGGCGGTTTGTACGGGGTCGCGGTCGGCGGACTGTTCGCCGGTGAGTCGATGTTCCACCACAAAACCGATGGTTCGAAGGCGGCAGTAGCCGGAACGATCGAGCTGCTCGACGACGAGTACGCGGCTGATCGCGTGTTCGACATCCAATGGGTCACCGATCACCTGGCGACGCTCGGCGCGGTGTCGATTCCGCGCGAGACCTACGTACGCCGACTCGCCCGCGCGGCCGACGTACCGTTGCCGAAGGCATTCACTTGA
- a CDS encoding EcsC family protein yields MAGVTRFVASSLAPAAQRFAPTAAAGALRQVLEIAIDGYQRFPGAERIADNKLARCGGDAQLAVEAVIDQHIRLAGVQGFVTSIGGLVTLPVALPANLTGLAVVQARMVAGIAHLRGYDLDDPRVRTAVITCLLGEDGVADRLRKSSLVTSPLAIATAPVFDPELDRQVAGEVVAELIARISGKRMALTVTRRIPLLGGAVGAGVDGWSTYRVGQYADESLVRRIPRPIEP; encoded by the coding sequence GTGGCCGGAGTAACCAGGTTCGTCGCCAGCAGCCTCGCGCCCGCCGCGCAGCGCTTCGCCCCGACCGCCGCGGCGGGTGCGCTGCGCCAGGTCCTCGAAATCGCGATCGACGGGTACCAGCGCTTCCCCGGCGCGGAGCGGATCGCGGACAACAAGCTGGCCCGCTGCGGCGGCGACGCGCAGCTCGCGGTCGAGGCAGTGATCGACCAGCACATCCGGTTGGCCGGCGTACAAGGGTTCGTGACGAGTATCGGTGGGCTGGTCACCCTGCCGGTCGCCCTGCCGGCGAACCTGACCGGTCTGGCCGTGGTGCAGGCACGGATGGTGGCGGGGATCGCGCATCTGCGCGGGTACGACTTGGACGATCCCCGGGTACGGACCGCGGTGATCACCTGTTTGCTCGGCGAGGACGGGGTCGCGGATCGGCTACGCAAGTCGAGTCTCGTGACGTCCCCGCTGGCAATCGCGACCGCACCGGTGTTCGACCCGGAGCTGGACCGCCAGGTCGCCGGCGAGGTCGTCGCGGAACTGATCGCGCGAATCAGCGGAAAGCGGATGGCACTGACAGTCACCCGCCGCATCCCGCTACTCGGCGGCGCGGTCGGCGCCGGCGTCGACGGCTGGTCCACCTACCGAGTCGGCCAGTACGCCGACGAAAGCCTCGTACGCCGAATCCCCCGCCCCATCGAACCCTAA
- a CDS encoding PDDEXK nuclease domain-containing protein codes for MNDMTPRFESAPARSSLPSWYPELLDEVSEHVAIGHRRAVTAANQELLRSYWSVGQKILGRQHAEGWGAKVIDRLSTDLKTRFPGTTGYSPRNLKYMRAFADSWPREAIVQAPLAQLPWYHHLALLTKVEHPELRIWYAAAAVEHGWSRDVLVLHIEGRFHERSGQAVTNFATALPPEESDLAQQATRDPYLFDFLGSTDGWREREVEQKLVEHVGKFLLELGQGFAFIGEQVRLELAGEEFFCDLLFYHLELRCYVVIELKAVKFNAAFLGQLGLYMAVVDDVLAKDGDKPTIGLLLCRNKNQVVAEYALKGFKAPMGVAEWTSAINRSLPAEFRSALPSVDVLEAELTAGD; via the coding sequence ATGAACGACATGACGCCGCGCTTCGAAAGCGCCCCCGCCCGATCGTCCCTGCCCAGCTGGTACCCGGAGTTGCTCGATGAGGTCTCCGAGCACGTCGCGATCGGCCACCGACGTGCGGTGACCGCAGCCAACCAGGAGCTGTTGCGCAGTTACTGGTCGGTGGGGCAGAAAATTCTCGGTCGGCAGCACGCGGAAGGGTGGGGAGCGAAGGTGATCGACCGGCTGTCGACCGACCTGAAGACACGCTTCCCAGGTACGACCGGGTACTCGCCGCGCAACCTCAAGTACATGCGGGCTTTTGCGGATTCCTGGCCACGTGAGGCGATTGTGCAAGCGCCACTTGCACAATTGCCCTGGTACCACCACCTCGCTCTTCTGACCAAGGTCGAACACCCCGAACTGCGGATCTGGTACGCCGCCGCGGCCGTCGAGCACGGGTGGAGCCGGGACGTGCTGGTGCTGCACATCGAGGGACGGTTCCACGAGCGGTCAGGGCAGGCGGTGACCAACTTCGCGACCGCACTGCCGCCGGAGGAATCCGACCTGGCGCAGCAGGCAACCCGCGACCCGTACCTGTTCGACTTCCTCGGCAGCACCGACGGGTGGCGGGAGCGTGAGGTCGAGCAGAAGCTGGTCGAACACGTCGGAAAGTTCTTGCTCGAACTCGGCCAGGGGTTCGCGTTCATCGGCGAGCAGGTCCGGCTCGAGCTGGCCGGTGAGGAGTTCTTCTGCGACCTGCTCTTCTATCACCTGGAGTTGCGGTGTTACGTGGTGATCGAGTTGAAGGCAGTGAAGTTCAACGCGGCGTTCCTGGGGCAGCTCGGGCTGTACATGGCGGTCGTCGACGACGTACTCGCGAAGGACGGCGACAAACCGACGATCGGCTTGCTGCTCTGCCGGAACAAGAACCAGGTCGTCGCGGAGTACGCGTTGAAGGGTTTCAAGGCGCCGATGGGTGTGGCGGAGTGGACGAGCGCTATCAATCGTTCGCTGCCTGCGGAGTTCCGATCCGCGCTGCCGAGTGTTGACGTACTGGAAGCGGAACTGACCGCCGGGGACTGA